CGCGCAATGCGTCCGTCGAGGCCGTCGAAAAGTACTGCGAAACCAATCGCTTTAGCTGCGTTATCAAAATGGAAGGCGGCGTTGGCTGAACCTTGAACAGCCTGGGAGATTGCGAAATAACCGGCAGCGATGTTTCCGGCGGTAAAGATTGAGGGCAGGATGTACATGCCCCGCCGCATGCGATACGGCTGTTGCGGATCGTCCGCCCGCCGACGTGGTGTTCTCAGATTCATCGCGCAGATTCCGCGCGGCCGGTATCTGCCGAGGCGCGCAGCACTCCAAGAATAGACGAACCTCCGGCCACGCGATCACCAACTTTTACCCGGAGTTCCACACTTTGGTCCAGGACCACATCGACGCGCGAGCCGAACTTAATTAGCCCTACCCGCTGTCCACGAGCCAGTGTGTCGCCGGTGCGGGGATTGAAAACAATGCGTCGGGCCAGCAAGCCGGCGATCTGCTTGAAGACGACGGTCTGGCCATCGCCGTTCACGGTCACAATGTTCTGCTCGTTGGCGTCCGACGAACCGGCCGACATCGCGTTTCCGAATTTCCCCTTCTGGTAAAAGAGCGATGTGATCGTGCCCTCAATCGGAGCGCGGTTCACATGTACGTTGAAGACGTTGAGAAAGATGCTGATCCGCTGCTTCTTCCGGCCTCCGTCGATGAACTCTCCCACAGCGGTAACTTTGCCGTCAGCCGGTGAAACCACGACGCCCGGCCCATCCGGAATAGCGCGCTCCGGATCACGAAAGAACCATAGAAAGAACACGCCCAACAGCACCGGCGGCAGAGCGAGCCACGGGTTAATCAAGCCCAGAAGCACGGCCGCTACTGCCGCGCCCAGGCCATAGTAAAGGCCATCACGAACCATAGGGGATTAACAGATTATATCGGCTTTAGGGGATATAGAAGGACTGTGCGCGGGCTTGCTTCAGGCTTGCTCGCCAAATTGGGAAATAAAGCTGGCTGTCTCGGCTCGAATCGGGCGAGCCGGGCGACGGTCAGGCGACCTGATGGTGTCGATGCTGCTGTTCGATCTGCTCCATCTGATCCTTCAGACGCAGCTTCAGTTTCTTCAACCTAACTTCTTCTAATTTTTCTTCGTCGGAGAGATACCGCTTTTGGAGGAGAGATTCGAGACGTTGGGAGTGTTGTGAGTGTTCCTGCGCCAGCCGACGGAACTCTTCGTGGCTGGCAATGAGCTCTTCGCGGAGGGATGTCGCCATCCTTGAACCTCCTGCCCAGACCTTGGGAGATGAAAGTTAGCACACGACCAGAGTCGGTTCAACCGTTTTTGCCAGATTTTTCGGAGCTGCCGGCGGGGCTGTCTGGGGTCTCCCGTTTGCTCTGGACTAAGTATCTGAAGAGTAAGGCGTCTTCTTGAGGATCGCGGTAATACCCCCGTCGGCGCCCATCCTGGACAAAGCCGACGTGGTGCCCCAGCCTGTGTGCAGCCACATTCGACCGTCGGATCTCCTGCCGAATTTCCGCGGCCCCCGCCTGCTCCCCCGCCGAGATAAGCGCCTGCATCAGCCCCACCCCGATCTTTTGTCGGCGAGCAGAAGGCAGCACCGCGATGTTCTCCAGTTCCCATTCTTGAACTGCAGTGGAGGCAACAACAAACCCCAGAATCAAACCCCTGCGTACGGCAACCAGAAATAACTTTTGATTATTGCTAATCGCAGTTTCGTACTGCCCACGCAGCCAATGAGCAGCTGTGGGCGAAGCCTGCTCGATTGCAAGTACCGCGTCCAGATCGCTTTGAATTGCTGCTCGAATCACCAGGTCCATAGAGATCCGCTGTGACTTGCGAATCACCGCGAAGTTACTTCCTAAGTAGAACGTTATTAAGGGCACTAAGGCTTTCGTGGGATAGCTTATCTCGGTTGCAACCTTCTACATTGCATATACGAGCTCCACTTTATGACCTCCGCCACAGCCCTCTCCAAGTTCCTCGAAGCCCACGACCGTTATCTCGCCCTCGACCAAGCCCGCACAACTTGCAGCCAGCCCGCAGAACGCGAGCAAATGCACATCGAGATTCTGAAGGCGTACCTGGAAGTTCAGTACCGCGCCAAGATGATTGCCGGCATTCAATACGCCGACGGCAACGACTACGCCGAAGTAAATTAGCCAAAGCCAAGCGAGAAGCCGCGACCACTCGCGCAAGCATTCGCTCGGGCGTCCAGGCTGGAGCTTCTCTCCTCGTAGCCAAACACGCAAACCGGTACGCTAGCACCTGTCCACCCAGTCCACTCAGTCCACCACGTCCAGTCAGTCCAAAAAGGCAAAAACTTTCGCCTTTCGCTTGGTGTTGATATTAGAAAGGCGACAGCAGCGCTGCATTCCGCATCTAAACCAGACGCGCCGCTTCCGTCGAAACCCGGAGACTGTCTTCTCCCCTCCAGCGTGAAAGAAGGTCATATGTCGGCCATTGGTCCGGACGAACATTCCTCGACGCAGTATTCCGAAGGATCCGAGCAGCACAATACTGCCGAAAACAGATCAGAATACGACCTGAACTATGAGCCCGAGCGCGAGTTCGTCCTCATGCCGCTGTTCCGCCGCATCGGCGAGATGCTTGGCATTCGCCGCAGCCCGGAACCAGAGTACGTCGATCAGTCAGAGCAGAACGCGCCCGCGCAACAACCTGTGCTGCAAAAGGCTGAGCCGCAGCAAGAGGTCGTGCTGCCTGAAACTGCGATTCAGTATTCCGAGCCGCAATTGCCCGCTGAAGCTCAGGTACTAACTGAATCTACGCTGCCCGACCAGCCGTATCAGGAAGATGTCGCGCATGAGCACAACGAAGAAGAAGATGTGCTGCAGCTCGAGCCTTACACTCCGCAGCATGCCGGCGACAATGTCGTTCATGAATCATCGGAGGAATTTCCGCAACAGGATTCAGAGCCAGTCGAAATCGACGCACCGCCTGAGTTCACCACGCATATAGACGAAACTGCTGACGAGCCGCTCGTAGCTGCGCGTTCCGAAGCTCCCGAAATGGAACCGGCTCGTTCTGTGGTCGAGGAGTGGCCGGTATCGGCGCACGCCGCGGGTTCCGCAACAGCACGCAAACGGACTCCAGAGGAAGTCCGGCAACTGGTCGCTCCATTGCGCGAAGCTGCGGTGAAGATGACCGCAATCGTCGCGCAGGCCGCAGAATGGCTGCGGGCGAAAGAAGAAGAATTTCTGCGCAGCGCGGAATCCATTGCCGCGGAATCGAAGCGCGAGCAGGAAAGTCTGCGATCTGCTTCTACGCAACTAGACTCGCGGCTTGAAGATTCGGCTGCTTCCAGTGCCCTGCAGCAGACTGAAGTGCCCGCAGTGCAACGCGAACTTGCGTGGCGAGAAAAGAGGGACGCTTTCTCCAGCCCGCGCGAGCCTATCCAATTCGTGGCTAAGCCAGATCGACCGCTGAGGGCTCCGTCAGTTCCATTGTGGAAACGAGTCAACTGGGCAGAAGAATTCACGCCGAAGCGCGTCGCCGTGCTGGGTGGCCTGGCCATGGCTGTCCTGCTGGTGCTCGGCATATCGTTTGCGCGGCGTCCGGCATCGAGTGTTCTGCCTGAGCAGCAGACTCGTTCCCTGGAGCCCGGCGGTGTGACCGTGACCACGCATCCCGTTGCAGCGCCGGTTTCTCCTCAGGTGCTGCGCAAGGCTTCCGCAACCCAGCGTCCGACTCTTGTGCCGCAACATCGATCGCGCCGTGCCACCGCAGACGATTACGATGATGGACCGGATGTGATCATTCATCATTACAACACGGCAAAGAAGCCGTCACCAGTGAAGCAGACCACAGTGGCCGGCGTTCGCCATTATTCAGACATGTGATCGATGGCGCGAACGAGCATCCAACCCAAGACTCTGGTCGGCATCTAATTCGGTTACGTGCAAGCCAGACTTGCTGAAATGTTGGAGTCGAGAGTAGTTCTCGAACCTGCGCAGCACTGATAAGTTCTTACGACGTTACACCGCGCGGAAAGCCGGCGCTTTATCGCCGGAAGAAGAAGGCTTCTTTACCACCTCGGTCTCGTCCGTCTCGACCTTCGGACCAGACGATCCTGAATCCGGTGGGGGAAGCCTTTTACTTTTCTAAGTTCGAGGTGGCATCGCGTCGG
This genomic interval from Terriglobales bacterium contains the following:
- a CDS encoding phosphatidylserine decarboxylase; translated protein: MVRDGLYYGLGAAVAAVLLGLINPWLALPPVLLGVFFLWFFRDPERAIPDGPGVVVSPADGKVTAVGEFIDGGRKKQRISIFLNVFNVHVNRAPIEGTITSLFYQKGKFGNAMSAGSSDANEQNIVTVNGDGQTVVFKQIAGLLARRIVFNPRTGDTLARGQRVGLIKFGSRVDVVLDQSVELRVKVGDRVAGGSSILGVLRASADTGRAESAR
- a CDS encoding DUF465 domain-containing protein; this encodes MATSLREELIASHEEFRRLAQEHSQHSQRLESLLQKRYLSDEEKLEEVRLKKLKLRLKDQMEQIEQQHRHHQVA
- the rimI gene encoding ribosomal protein S18-alanine N-acetyltransferase, with the translated sequence MDLVIRAAIQSDLDAVLAIEQASPTAAHWLRGQYETAISNNQKLFLVAVRRGLILGFVVASTAVQEWELENIAVLPSARRQKIGVGLMQALISAGEQAGAAEIRQEIRRSNVAAHRLGHHVGFVQDGRRRGYYRDPQEDALLFRYLVQSKRETPDSPAGSSEKSGKNG